In the genome of Planctomyces sp. SH-PL62, the window CCAGGGCGCGAGCTTCCCTGCCTGGACGTACAGATAGGGGAAGACCGCGAGGATGTAGCGCAAGCCGATGTTGATATCCGTCAGGAAACTCATGGCGAAGAGGATCACTGACGGCACCGTCCAGAGCGCGATCTCGTCGGCCCATTCCTCTCGCGATCTTCGCCGCACGACAAGGAGTACGATCGACCCCAGGACCAGGAGCCAGGTCCCTTCCGGCACCTTGTAGGCCAGCGTGGCCAGGTAATAATACCACCAACCCGTCCCGCGTAGCTCGCCGTTCAGATAGACGCTGTATCCGGCCGAGGAACGGTCGGACGAGGCGGCCTCGACGCGCGCGGCTTCCACGTCCCCGGCCTTCAGCGCCGCGAAGGCCCGGTCCAGGCGCAGGGGGATGCCGTCCGCCTCCAACTTCTGCTCGTCAAAGCCCAGCAGATAGTGCTCGGGGAGCGGGGCCGGGAGCTTCTCCAGGATCGTCCCGCGGAACCGATTCTGCACGAACGGCCACTGGATGAAATAGAGCGGGTTGTCCGACGGCGGCGGCGTCCTGATCCCGCCGGGGGGAGGCTTGGTCAGGCTGCCGCTGGCGAACTCGAAACTCCCCAGCGGCTTGCCGACCCCTTCGAAGAGATAGCCGACGTCGATCGTCAGGATGCTCAGGGCGACCACGAGAAGGCCGTGCGCGAGCCCCCGGCCGAGCTTCCGCCCCCAGCTCTCCGACGACGGGACGAGCGCCAGCCGGACCAGCCACAGGAAGGGCCAGACGAAGTAGAGCAGGAGCATGCTGAACTTGGTGAGCTGCGCCACGCCGAGGGCCACGCCGGCGGCCGCCGCGCCCCCCCAGCCGGGACGCCGGAGGTAAAGCCAGAACAGGAACGTCGCCGCGACGCCGACCGCGCTCGAGCCGACGTCCGAGGTGATGAGCCTCCCGTGGGCCAGGATGTTCGGACAGAAGGCCCAGAGGGTCAGGCTCAGCAGCCCCGCCGTCGCGCCGTAGAGCCGGGCCGACCAGGCGAAGACGACCAGACCCCCCAGCACTGAAAAGAGCGGCATGACCATCCGGGCGAGGTCGAACAGCTCGAAGTAGCGGTCGGCGTTGGCGTACGCGAAGTCCTGCGAGAAGTTCAGCTGGGCCGGCTCGCGGTCGGTCCAGGCCCGTCTCTGGTAGAGCGGTTCCAGGACCGGCCCGGCTAGCCAGACCGGCAGCGCGGCGACCATCTTCACCAGGGGCGGGTTGTGGCGATAGAGCCGGAACGTCTGCCTGTCCCAGTACGTCAATCCGGCCGGCATGTGCACGACCTCGTCGACGGTGGGATTCTCGGAGAAGAGGCTGCGCTCGGCCAGGGCCAGATGCACGCCCGACAGGGCGACGACGGCGAGTCCGATCCAGAACCTCCGGCGGCGGTCCCGAGGCGCGGCCTCGGGCGCCGACGGTCCGCCGGGCGGCTCGGAAGGCGGGATCGAGGGCGAGGGCGCGGGATGGGTCTGGGGACGGTCCGACTCTCGGCGGCGGTCGCCCGCGCCTCGGGACTTGCGAGCCAAGCGAAGACTCCTGCGGGTGGTCGGGGAAGCTGGGTCAGAGGCCCTGGGCCACCAGCTCGCTGATCTCGCGGAAGCTCCCCTTCAGGTGCTCGTAGAGGCCGCAGTAGACCTTGTACGCCCGATCGTAGTACGCCTGGACCCGAGGATCAACGCTGGTGCTCTCGACGGTCATGATGGCGGCGTCGCACGCCTCGGGCACCGAGCTGTAGCCGCCGGTCCCCACCTGGGCGAGGAGTGCGGCGCCGAAGGCCGGACCTTCGCTGGCGTTGATTGTATGGACGTCGGAACCGTAGACGTCAGCCTGGATCTGCCGCCAGAGGGCGTTCCGTGCGCCCCCGCCGGAGACGCGGATCTGCTCGATCGCGACGTTCATGTCGCGGATCAGTTCCAGGCTGTCGCGCATCGCGAACGTCGCGCCTTCCATCACCGCGCGGATCATGTGAGGACGGCCGTGGCGGACCGTCAGGCCCACCCACGCCCCCTTGGCGTCGGGGTCGAAGTGGGGCGAGCGTTCGCCGGTCAGATAGGGGAGGAAGAACAACCCTTCGCCCCCCGGCCCCGCGATCGCGGCCTCGGCGGTGAGGAGCTGGTAGGGGTCGATCCCCTGCGACCTTGCCAGGGCGACCTCGGCCTTGCCCAGCTCGTTGCGGAACCATTGCAGGCTGCCGCCGGCGGAGAGGACCACACCCATGACGTGGTACGCGCCCGGGACCGCGTGACAGCCGCGTTGGAGCCTCCCTTCCGGGTCGAAGCCGAGGTGGTCCGAATGGGCGAAGACGACCCCCGAGGTCCCCATCGTGGCCGAGACGACCCCCTGCCTCACGATCCCGTTTCCGACCGCGCCGGCCGGCTGGTCGCCGCCGCCGCCAACGACGGGGACGCCCACGGGGAGCCCCGTGGCCTCGGACCCGATCGCGCTCACCGTCGCCGAGACCTCCGGGCTCTCGTGGCACGGCGGCAGGATGGCCGGGTCGAGGTCGAGCTTGCCCAGCAGTTCCCGGCTCCAGCGGCGGTTGGCGACGTCGAGGAGGAGCGTCCCGGAGGCGTCGCTGACCTCGGTGGCGTAGGCGCCGGTCAGGCGATACCTGATGTAATCCTTCGGCAGCAGGACCTGACGGACCCGGTCCCAGTTCGCGGGCTCCTCCTTGCGGACCCAGAGGATCTTCGGCGCGGTGAAGCCCGTCAGCGCCCGATTGCCGACCATGCGGATGAGCGCCTCACGGCCGCCGGCTCGCTCCTCGATCTCGGCGCACTGGGCGGCCGTCCGTTGGTCGTTCCAGAGCAGGGCCGGGCGGATGACCCGGCCGTCGGCGTCGAGGAAGACCGAGCCGTGCATCTGGCCGCTGAGCCCGATCCCCGCCACGTCCGCCGGCGCGAACGCGCCGTCGGCGAGGATCGAACGGAGCGTCTCCCGGGTCGCCGACCACCAGAGTTCCGGGTCCTGCTCGGACCACCCCGGCCTGGGGTGCGAGCAGGGATACTCCGACGAGGCCGACGCCAGGATGCGACCCGATTCGTCGATCGCCAGCGCCTTGGTCCCGGACGTCCCGATGTCGATTCCGATGGTGACGCTCACGGACGGATCTCCCAGCGCTCGCCGCAGTTCAGGACCTTCGGCTCGACCTCGGACGGCAGGCGCCGCGCCTGTCGCTCGAACTCCTCGACCGGAGCCGTGTTAAACGTGAACATATCATAATGATGAGGGACGACGAAACGGGGGCGGACCCGCGAGGCCAGGTCGACGGCCTCGGCCGCGTCCATGTTGCCGGGGACGCCGCGGTCGGGGGCCCGGCCGTTGATCGGCAGGAACAGGACGTCGAGCGTCTCGCTCGCCAGGGCCTCGGCCAGCCCCTCGTAGGCCAGCGTGTCGCCGCTGTGATAGAGCCGCAGCCCCGCAGCCTCGATGATGAACCCCAGGTAGGGATGACGCCCGTTCGAATCGCGGTCGAACTCCTCGTGGGCCGAGGGGATCGCCCGGATGTGGAACCCCGCCCCCCGGACTTCCGCCCCGGAATCGACGCCGATCAGACGGTCGTCGGGGAGGCCCAGCCCGGTCGCGTAGGAACGGATCGCTTCGGGCAGCACCAGCATCGCCGAAGGCGAGGCGTCCAGCAGGTCCGGGACGGTCCCCGGGTCCAGGTGGTCGGAGTGCTTGTGGCTGGCCAGGAGCAAGTCGACCGACTTCAGGTCCCCCCCGCTCAGCGGAGAACGGGTCATCCGTACGTGGGGGCGGGGGGTCGCCTCGTATTTCCGCGTCAGGTGCTCGGAAAGGTAGAGGTCCACCGCCAGCAGGCCCTGCGCGGACTTGATCAGGTAGCCGCTCTGGCCGGTCCACCACACCAGCAGGCCGTCGCTCGGCGGGACGGCCTCCTCGATTTCGCGGACCAGGTCGTCCCCCATCCGGACGGGCTCGATCATGATGCTCACCAGGCCTCGATAGATCAGGAACGACCGAGTTCGCGGCGGACGAGCGCCGCCCCTTCGGCCAAAGCGCGCGCCTTGCCCACCGCAATATGCCGGGACGTCTGGGAAAACCCGCAGTCGGGCGTCACCGAGACCCGCTCGGGCGCGACGTATCGGAGAACCTGGCGGATTCGATCGGCGACCAGTTCGGCCGGCTCCACCCAGGTGTTCTTCACGTCGACGAGGCCCACCGCCACGTCCATTCCCTCGGGAAGCTCGGCCAGGATCTCGACCTCCGACATCTCCCGGCTGGCGAACTCGAGCGCCAACTGGTCGACCTTCGCCCGACCGATGTGCGGGAAGAGGGGCCGGTACGAGCGTCGTCCCACCGCCCGCGCGCGATAGTTGCCGAAGCACATGTGCATGCTGATATAGGCGTCCACCCCCTCGACCGTCCGCGCGACGACGTCGAGGAAGTAGTCGGGCGCGTCGGGATGGCAGGCGAAGCTCGGCTCGTCGATCTGGATGAAGTCGACCCCGGCGGCGGCCAGGGCCTTCAGCTCGGCCGCGACGATCGGGATCAGGGCCTCGGCGACCGAGCGACGATCGGCATAGACGTCCCCGCCGTCGATGCACCCGGCCAGCGTGAACGGGCCCGGGACGGGCGTCTTCACCGGCGCGGTGACGTACTCCCGAAGCCGATGATACTCCGTCACCACGCCCAAACCATCCGGCGCGGTGAGCGGGGCGATGCACCGATAGCGATCCCGCTGATCGTGGGCGGGGGCCCCCCAATGCCTCGCCTTACGCAGAGGCTCGAGCCCGCCGAGGTATTCGTAAAACCCTAGATTGAAGTCGACGCGCTGCATCTCCCCGTCGGTGATCCGGTCCAGGCCGGCCCTCAACTGGTCGTCGACGACCAGGCGGACGGCGTCGCGCACGGCTTCCTCGCGATCCACCGGACCGAACTGCTCGGGATGCTCCTTCACGTCCTGGACGAACTTCTCGTACCAGCCGGGGAATGACCAGCTGCCGATGACCGTGGCGGGTAACAACGCGTCCGCCATCCTTCATCCTTTCTTCAAGTTCTTCAAGCTGCGCCCGACTCCGGACGATCAGTGGATGAAGCGGGGGTGCGAGCCCGCGAACCGAAATCCCACGACGATGACGCTTGAGAAAAGCGATGGGGAGCCCGAAAGCCGGCTCAGCCAGCCCGCCGGGCCCTCCGATGCCGTCGTTCGTCAATCTAACCGTGGCGTCCAGGCGATGCCAGGCCCTGCCCCGGAGAGAGTCGAATCCTCCACACAAGACTGCGTGCTTGAATCCTGTCACGATGTTTGTAGCGATCGGTATATTCGTATAGAGTTTTACTTAGAGAAGGCACCTCGACGCTCCATGCCGAAGGGATTCGTGGGGATCGCCGCGGATCCCCTGCACCGACCGAGACCCTCTATCCGAGGTGGTGCGATGACTCGATCGCCGGTTTCGCGGGCTCTCTGGATTCTCCTGGCTTGCATCCTCTTCGGTACGATCGTCCCCGGGTCGACCTGGGGCCAGGAGCAGTCGTCGAGCCTCACGGAGGAAGATCGAATCCGGCTTCGCCGTTATGCCGCCGACACCTGGCGGTCGATGGACAAGCTGGCTTTCCCCAGCGGGCTTCCCGCCGACCGAGTCCATCGCGAGGGCGCGGGATGGGGGGAACCCGTCCTGGAGACGACCCCCACGAACATCGCGTCGTACATCTGGAGCGTGCTCGGGGCGGAGCGCCTGGAGATCATCACCCATGAGGAGGCGCGATCGAGGCTGACCCGGACCATCCAAACCCTTGAGGCGATGGACCGACCCCACGGCTTCTTCGTGAACGATATCGACCCCCGCGACGGGAAGCGGCTCACCGCCTCGCCGGTCGACTCATCACCTCGACGCCCGCTCATCAGTACCGTCGACAACGCCTGGCTGGCCCTGGCTCTCACACTGGTCGTCAACACCCAGCCCGAGCTCGCCCCCGCCGCCGACCGGCTGCTCCGGGCGATGGATTTCGGATTCTTCTACGATTTCTACGACGCCGACGACCCGATCCGCCAGCCCGGCCTCCTCCGCGTCGGCTACTGGGTGGATGAGAAGGCTTTCTACGGGCATTACGGGATGCTCAACACCGAGGCCCGCATCGCCAGCTACCTGGCGATCGCCCGGGGCCAGCTCCCCCCCGAGCACTACTATCGGATGTACCGCACCCTCCCCACGGAGGTCGCGCCGCAGACCCAGACGCCGACCGGAAGGGCCCGCGATTATCACGGCGTCGCCGTCTTCGAGGGAGCCTACGACTACCTCGGCATGCGAGTCGTCCCCAGCTGGGGCGGCAGCATGTTCGAGGCGCTCATGGTGACCCTTTTCCTCCCGGAGGAGGAATGGGCCCCGAAAAGTTGGGGCGTGAACCATCCCCTCTACGTCCGCGGCCAGATCGAGCACGGCCTTCGCGAGATGAAATACGGCTACTGGGGCTTCTCTCCGTCCTTCCGTCCTTCGGGGGGGTACGAGGTCTACGGCGTCAAGGAGCTGGGCACCAACCCCAACGGCTACCTCTCGTACGACGTCGCCTGGGGCCTTCCCCCCCACCTGGCGACCCTCACCAGCGAGGTCGTCCACGGCGTCGTGACCCCCCACGCCTCATTCCTCGCCCTCCCCTACGCCCCTCGCGAGGTGATGGACAACCTCCGGGCCCTCGAAGAGCGTTTCCCCATCTACGGATCGCTCGGATTCCAGGATTCCGTCGACGTCCGCTCAGGCCTGGTCTCGGGATGCGTCCTGTCGCTCGACCAGGGGATGATCATGGCGGCCCTCACGAACGCCCTGGCCGACGACCACCTGCGGAAGGCGTTCTCGTCGGGGTCGGTGGAACGACTGGTCCGCCCCCTGATCGCGGTCGAGGAGTTCACCGCCGGGGCCCCGGGTCCCTACCCCACGGGCCATCAGACCGAGGCCCAGATCACCCGCCTCTCCGGGACCGAGCCGCGACTGGAGCGCTGATCTCGCGTCCACGAATGCGATCGCCTCCAGCCCGCAGGAAGCCGTGATGGCTTTTTCGCGGGCTTTTTCCAATCTGGAAAGTTCAACCGCGACGGCCCGGATGTTTGTTTTGGAAAACGCGCCAACGACACGCCATTCCGAGACGTAGCATCTTGCGGAACGATCGACTTGTTTGATAATAATTATACCCGCTTCGCCGCATGATCGCTCTCATCCAGCACGACGTCCTCGGCCGGGATGGGCGTCGATGGACCTCCGCCCGATTTCCCACGCCGAGGCCCGCCAGAACCCACTCCGCGAGTCGCGCGACGCGACGAGCCCTCCGCCGGCCCCCGAATCCCCCCCCAGATCCCCAGAAGGAGACCCGCAGATGGCGACCGGATGTCAAGGGCCGATGAGTCGTCGAGGCTTCCTGACCGTGGGCGCGCTCGGGTTGGGGAGCTTGACGCTCGCCGATCTGCTGCGGAGCCAGGCCCGGGCCGAGCTCAAGACGTACGACGCGATCAAGGCGACGGCCGATTCGGTGATCCACATCTTCCTGCCGGGCGGCATCGCCCACCAGGAGACGTTCGATCCCAAGCCGTTCGCCCCGGTCGAGTACCGCGGCGACATGGGCTCGATCCCCACCAAGCTCGACGGCGAGCGGTTCAGCGAGACGCTGCCGCAGACCGCCCAGCTCGCCGACAAGATGACCGTGATCCGGTCGATGACGCACGGCGAGGCCGCCCACGAGCGCGGCACGCACAACATGTTCACCGGCTATCGTCCCAGCCCTGCTCTCCAGTATCCCAGCTTCGGCAGCGTGGTCTCGCACGAGTACGGCCCCAAGAACAACCTCCCCCCCTACGTCTGCATCCCCCGGATGCCGAACGTCTACGCGGGGACCGGCTACCTCAGCTCGGCCTTCTCGCCGTTCAGCCTGGGTAGCGACCCGGCCTCCAAGCGGTTCCGCGTCCAGGACCTGAACCTCCCGACCGGCATCGACGACGCCCGCTTCTCCTCGCGTCGCAACGTGCTCGACGCCGTGAATTCGTACTTCCGCGAACGCGAGAAGAGCGACAACATCGAGGCGATGGACACCTTCTACGACCGGGCCTACAGCTTGATCAGCTCGCAGCAGGCGCGCGAGGCGTTCAACATCGCCGCCGAGCCCGACGCGATCCGCGACGAGTACGGCCGCAACCCGGCCGGCCAGCGCATGTTGCTGGCGCGTCGGCTGGTGGCCGCGGGCGTGCGGATGGTCACTCTCGAATACGGCTCCTGGGACCTCCACAACCAGATCGTGCCCGGCATGAAGAACCAGATGCCGGCCTTCGACCAGGCGTACGCCACGTTGATCCGCGACCTCGATCGCCAGGGCCTGCTCGACCGCACGCTGGTCATGGTGTCCAGCGAATTCGGCCGGACCCCCAAGATCAACAAGGACGGCGGCCGCGACCACTGGCCGAAGGTCTTCAGCGTGGCCCTCGCCGGCGGCGGCGCCAAGCGGGGCCTGATCTACGGCGCCTCCAACGCCACGGCCACCGAGCCCGAGCGCGACCCGATCGGCCCCGAGGACCTGGCGACGACCGTCTACCACATGATGGGCATCGTCGCCGACAAGGAGCTGATGGCCCCCGGCGACCGCCCGATCGAGATCGTCGACGGCGGCAAGGTGGTCAACGAACTGCTCGCCTGACCCTCGCCCACGGGGCGGCGTCCCCGCCGCCCCAGCCGCTTTCCCTCCCCGCCTTCCGGGATCCGTCGCGCCACGTTCCCCCGCTCGATCCGCACCCATGAGAGCCTCGATCATGCGCCGACCCCGCCTCGAACGCCTTCGCCGCCTCGTCGTCGCCTTCTCGCTCGCCGCCGCCTTCGCGACGTACGCCCGGGCGTCGACCCCCAGCCTGACCGCGGTCCGGCCGATGGGGGGCCAGCGCGGGACCGAGGTCGAGGTCGTCTTCTCAGGTGCACGGCTCGGCGACGCCCAGGAGGTCCTCTTCTACCAGCCGGGCGTCGTCGCGACCGGGATCGCCAAGGTCGACGACAACAGCTTCAAGGCCACGGTCCAGATCGCGGCCGACTCCCCGCTCGGCTTCCACGACCTGCGAGTCCGAACGGCCACCGGCGTGAGCGAACTCCGCGGGTTCAGCGTCGGCGCCATGAAGGAGGCGGTCGAGGTCGAACCCAACAACGACTTCGAGGCCCCGCAGGCGATCCCGATGAACGTCGTCGTCAACGGCGTGGCGGAGAACGAGGACGTCGACTACTTCGTGGTCGAGGCCAAGAAAGGGGAGCGCATCTCGGCCGAGGTCGAGGGGATGCGGCTGGGGATCACCCTGTTCGACCCCTACGTCGCGATCCTGAACGCGAAGCGATTCGAGCTGGCGTCCAGCGACGACGCGGCCCTGCTCTGGCAGGACGGCTTCACCTCGATCCTCGCCCCCGAGGACGGCAAGTACATCATCCAGGTCCGCGAGAGCGCCTACGCGGGCAACGGCTCGTGCCTGTACCGGCTGCACGTGGGCGGCTTCCCCCGCTCCACGGGCGTCCTGCCGGCCGGCGGCAAGCCGGGACAGACGCTCGCCGTGCGCTGGATCGGCGATGCGACCGGCGAATCGACGTCCGAGGCGGCGCTCCCCGCGGAAGCTCGCGCGGGCTGGGGACTCCAGCGGCAGGACGACAAGGGGGCTTCGCCCTATCCGAACGCCTTCCGCCTGGTAAACCTTGAGAATGCGATGGAGGTCGAGCCCAACAACGACCAGGGGACGGCGACGCCGTTCACCGCCCCGGCCGCTCTGAACGGCGTGCTGGAGAAGCCGGGCGACACCGACCATTTCGTCTTCACCGGCAAGAAGGGCCAGGTCTTCGACTTCAAGGTCTACGGCCGCCAGGTCCGCTCGCCGATCGATGCGGTCCTGTATCTCGCCAAGAAAGGGAGCGGTGCGCTGGCCGGGAGCGATGACGCGGTCGGCCCGGACAGCTACTTCCGCCAGGCCCTCCCGGAAGACGGCGAGTACGTCGTCTGGATCGCCGACCACCTCGGGAAGGGGGGGCCCGATTACGTCTACCGGATCGAGATCAGCGTCCCCGAGCCCCGGCTGACCGTCTCCACCCCGGCCGAACAGATCATGCTGGGGACGGGAGTGATGGCGGCCAGCGTTCCCAAGGGGGGGCGGCAGGCGATCCTCCTGCAAGGGAGCCGGGCCGACTTCGGCGGCGAAGTCCTCTTCAGCGCCGAGGGACTCCCGGCGGGCGTCGAGATGGAGGCCCCGCCCCTGGCCGCCAGCCAGGCTCTCGTACCCGTCCTGTTCACGGCCAAGGCCGACGCGGCGCCCGCCGGCGCGCTCGTGGCGGTCTCGGGCAAGTCGGCCGACCCCAACGTCGCCGTCCGTTCCGAATTCAACACCCTGTCGGCCTTCGTGCTGGCCCCCAACAACAACGGCATCATCATGTGGTCGCGCTCGGTCGACCGCCTCGCGGTGGCCGTGACCGAGGAAGCCCCCTACTCCATCGAGATCGTCCAGCCCAAGGTGCCCCTGGTCCGC includes:
- a CDS encoding ArnT family glycosyltransferase, whose product is MARKSRGAGDRRRESDRPQTHPAPSPSIPPSEPPGGPSAPEAAPRDRRRRFWIGLAVVALSGVHLALAERSLFSENPTVDEVVHMPAGLTYWDRQTFRLYRHNPPLVKMVAALPVWLAGPVLEPLYQRRAWTDREPAQLNFSQDFAYANADRYFELFDLARMVMPLFSVLGGLVVFAWSARLYGATAGLLSLTLWAFCPNILAHGRLITSDVGSSAVGVAATFLFWLYLRRPGWGGAAAAGVALGVAQLTKFSMLLLYFVWPFLWLVRLALVPSSESWGRKLGRGLAHGLLVVALSILTIDVGYLFEGVGKPLGSFEFASGSLTKPPPGGIRTPPPSDNPLYFIQWPFVQNRFRGTILEKLPAPLPEHYLLGFDEQKLEADGIPLRLDRAFAALKAGDVEAARVEAASSDRSSAGYSVYLNGELRGTGWWYYYLATLAYKVPEGTWLLVLGSIVLLVVRRRSREEWADEIALWTVPSVILFAMSFLTDINIGLRYILAVFPYLYVQAGKLAPWIEALSGRARTAGRAAVLGALGLTIAATAAIHPHYLSYFNVVSGGPDRTPARLIDSNLDWGQDLVNLREWCRENIPDEPIGLAYFGQINPSLFTMRGDRFDWFLPPVRPGSLIRMAAPAARLVGPAGELTPGWYAVSATLVYGLKWRFYDPTTFYQEAWAPSWRSDNDVYGYFRLFQPDRRIGHSIYLYHLTAEDVARAASVLKP
- the xylB gene encoding xylulokinase, producing MSVTIGIDIGTSGTKALAIDESGRILASASSEYPCSHPRPGWSEQDPELWWSATRETLRSILADGAFAPADVAGIGLSGQMHGSVFLDADGRVIRPALLWNDQRTAAQCAEIEERAGGREALIRMVGNRALTGFTAPKILWVRKEEPANWDRVRQVLLPKDYIRYRLTGAYATEVSDASGTLLLDVANRRWSRELLGKLDLDPAILPPCHESPEVSATVSAIGSEATGLPVGVPVVGGGGDQPAGAVGNGIVRQGVVSATMGTSGVVFAHSDHLGFDPEGRLQRGCHAVPGAYHVMGVVLSAGGSLQWFRNELGKAEVALARSQGIDPYQLLTAEAAIAGPGGEGLFFLPYLTGERSPHFDPDAKGAWVGLTVRHGRPHMIRAVMEGATFAMRDSLELIRDMNVAIEQIRVSGGGARNALWRQIQADVYGSDVHTINASEGPAFGAALLAQVGTGGYSSVPEACDAAIMTVESTSVDPRVQAYYDRAYKVYCGLYEHLKGSFREISELVAQGL
- a CDS encoding MBL fold metallo-hydrolase: MIEPVRMGDDLVREIEEAVPPSDGLLVWWTGQSGYLIKSAQGLLAVDLYLSEHLTRKYEATPRPHVRMTRSPLSGGDLKSVDLLLASHKHSDHLDPGTVPDLLDASPSAMLVLPEAIRSYATGLGLPDDRLIGVDSGAEVRGAGFHIRAIPSAHEEFDRDSNGRHPYLGFIIEAAGLRLYHSGDTLAYEGLAEALASETLDVLFLPINGRAPDRGVPGNMDAAEAVDLASRVRPRFVVPHHYDMFTFNTAPVEEFERQARRLPSEVEPKVLNCGERWEIRP
- a CDS encoding cobalamin-independent methionine synthase II family protein, giving the protein MADALLPATVIGSWSFPGWYEKFVQDVKEHPEQFGPVDREEAVRDAVRLVVDDQLRAGLDRITDGEMQRVDFNLGFYEYLGGLEPLRKARHWGAPAHDQRDRYRCIAPLTAPDGLGVVTEYHRLREYVTAPVKTPVPGPFTLAGCIDGGDVYADRRSVAEALIPIVAAELKALAAAGVDFIQIDEPSFACHPDAPDYFLDVVARTVEGVDAYISMHMCFGNYRARAVGRRSYRPLFPHIGRAKVDQLALEFASREMSEVEILAELPEGMDVAVGLVDVKNTWVEPAELVADRIRQVLRYVAPERVSVTPDCGFSQTSRHIAVGKARALAEGAALVRRELGRS
- a CDS encoding glucoamylase family protein; its protein translation is MTRSPVSRALWILLACILFGTIVPGSTWGQEQSSSLTEEDRIRLRRYAADTWRSMDKLAFPSGLPADRVHREGAGWGEPVLETTPTNIASYIWSVLGAERLEIITHEEARSRLTRTIQTLEAMDRPHGFFVNDIDPRDGKRLTASPVDSSPRRPLISTVDNAWLALALTLVVNTQPELAPAADRLLRAMDFGFFYDFYDADDPIRQPGLLRVGYWVDEKAFYGHYGMLNTEARIASYLAIARGQLPPEHYYRMYRTLPTEVAPQTQTPTGRARDYHGVAVFEGAYDYLGMRVVPSWGGSMFEALMVTLFLPEEEWAPKSWGVNHPLYVRGQIEHGLREMKYGYWGFSPSFRPSGGYEVYGVKELGTNPNGYLSYDVAWGLPPHLATLTSEVVHGVVTPHASFLALPYAPREVMDNLRALEERFPIYGSLGFQDSVDVRSGLVSGCVLSLDQGMIMAALTNALADDHLRKAFSSGSVERLVRPLIAVEEFTAGAPGPYPTGHQTEAQITRLSGTEPRLER
- a CDS encoding DUF1501 domain-containing protein, encoding MATGCQGPMSRRGFLTVGALGLGSLTLADLLRSQARAELKTYDAIKATADSVIHIFLPGGIAHQETFDPKPFAPVEYRGDMGSIPTKLDGERFSETLPQTAQLADKMTVIRSMTHGEAAHERGTHNMFTGYRPSPALQYPSFGSVVSHEYGPKNNLPPYVCIPRMPNVYAGTGYLSSAFSPFSLGSDPASKRFRVQDLNLPTGIDDARFSSRRNVLDAVNSYFREREKSDNIEAMDTFYDRAYSLISSQQAREAFNIAAEPDAIRDEYGRNPAGQRMLLARRLVAAGVRMVTLEYGSWDLHNQIVPGMKNQMPAFDQAYATLIRDLDRQGLLDRTLVMVSSEFGRTPKINKDGGRDHWPKVFSVALAGGGAKRGLIYGASNATATEPERDPIGPEDLATTVYHMMGIVADKELMAPGDRPIEIVDGGKVVNELLA
- a CDS encoding peptidase, coding for MRRPRLERLRRLVVAFSLAAAFATYARASTPSLTAVRPMGGQRGTEVEVVFSGARLGDAQEVLFYQPGVVATGIAKVDDNSFKATVQIAADSPLGFHDLRVRTATGVSELRGFSVGAMKEAVEVEPNNDFEAPQAIPMNVVVNGVAENEDVDYFVVEAKKGERISAEVEGMRLGITLFDPYVAILNAKRFELASSDDAALLWQDGFTSILAPEDGKYIIQVRESAYAGNGSCLYRLHVGGFPRSTGVLPAGGKPGQTLAVRWIGDATGESTSEAALPAEARAGWGLQRQDDKGASPYPNAFRLVNLENAMEVEPNNDQGTATPFTAPAALNGVLEKPGDTDHFVFTGKKGQVFDFKVYGRQVRSPIDAVLYLAKKGSGALAGSDDAVGPDSYFRQALPEDGEYVVWIADHLGKGGPDYVYRIEISVPEPRLTVSTPAEQIMLGTGVMAASVPKGGRQAILLQGSRADFGGEVLFSAEGLPAGVEMEAPPLAASQALVPVLFTAKADAAPAGALVAVSGKSADPNVAVRSEFNTLSAFVLAPNNNGIIMWSRSVDRLAVAVTEEAPYSIEIVQPKVPLVRSGQMGLKVKAIRKPDFKAAIAVSLPWNPPGVGSGGGVAIPEGQDEAVIPMNADGNAELRTWKIVVNGSSSGPTGPIMVSSQLADLTIAAPYVGLTFQAAGVEQGKETDMAVAVAKNVDFDGEASVTLIGLPNKATTDAKSITKESTDLVFHIKTDAASPVGKHANLFCQVIITQDGEPIVHNIGSGTLQIDAPLPPKPADAAAPAPTPAAAPPPPRPPRSPSAAWRSCGWRPSRSRPAARPERPPEHPQGRPAEPFRTLMRTPT